A genomic window from Aethina tumida isolate Nest 87 chromosome 4, icAetTumi1.1, whole genome shotgun sequence includes:
- the LOC109604653 gene encoding flexible cuticle protein 12-like, with translation MRQHPYLLVNNQIVQQIFNMKVVAVLFAVLAVALAAPQGQDKDATIVRSELDNIGTDGFNWAYETSNGISAQEQGQLNNAGTDNEAIAVRGSFRYVGPDGVTYEVTYVADENGFQPQGAHLPVAP, from the exons ATGCGCCAACATCCGTACCTTTTAGTTAACAACCAAATTGTGCAACAAATCTTCAACATGAAAGTA GTCGCTGTTCTCTTCGCCGTTTTGGCCGTAGCTCTTGCCGCTCCGCAAGGACAGGACAAAGATGCCACCATTGTGAGAAGTGAATTAGATAACATTGGGACTGACGGCTTCAATTGGGC ATATGAAACTAGCAACGGTATCTCCGCCCAGGAACAGGGACAATTAAACAATGCAGGAACTGACAACGAAGCCATCGCAGTTCGAGGATCTTTCAGATATGTTGGACCTGATGGTGTGACTTATGAAGTCACCTATGTTGCTGACGAAAATGGTTTCCAACCACAGGGTGCCCATTTGCCAGTTGCTCCATAG
- the LOC109604651 gene encoding flexible cuticle protein 12-like: protein MKVGSCHLSASKYISRPLHLKYCQNTSSIQKTNMKKVVAVLVALVAVAAAAPQRSPEADAQVLRFDLDNIGVDGYSYAYETSNRIQAQEQGQLINAGTDNEAIAVRGSYQYVGPDGQTYQVTYIADENGFQPQGAHLPH from the exons atgaaagtgGGGTCCTGCCATCTTTCCGCATCTAAGTATATAAGTAGACCACTgcatctgaaatattgtcaaaatACATCGTCCATTCAAAAGACCAACATGAAGAAAGTT GTAGCTGTTCTTGTCGCTTTGGTGGCTGTAGCTGCGGCCGCCCCACAAAGGAGCCCCGAAGCTGACGCGCAAGTACTCAGATTCGACCTGGATAATATTGGTGTTGATGGTTACAGCTACGC TTACGAAACAAGTAACAGAATCCAAGCGCAAGAACAAGGACAATTGATCAATGCTGGAACTGATAACGAAGCTATCGCCGTACGTGGATCCTACCAATACGTAGGCCCTGATGGACAAACCTATCAAGTTACCTACATTGCTGACGAAAACGGCTTCCAACCACAAGGTGCCCATTTGCCCCACTAA
- the LOC109604654 gene encoding flexible cuticle protein 12-like: protein MKLIVLFALAAVALAAPQGQDKDATIIKSELENIGTDGFNWAYETSNGIAAQEQGQLNNAGTDNEAIAVRGSFKFVGPDGVTYEVTYVADENGFQPQGAHLPKTK from the exons ATGAAACTA ATCGTTCTCTTCGCTTTGGCAGCCGTAGCTCTTGCCGCCCCCCAGGGACAGGACAAAGACGCCACCATCATCAAAAGTGAACTGGAGAACATCGGAACGGACGGCTTCAACTGGGC TTATGAAACAAGCAACGGAATCGCTGCGCAAGAACAAGGACAATTGAACAATGCCGGAACCGATAACGAAGCGATCGCCGTACGCGGATCCTTCAAGTTCGTCGGACCTGACGGTGTTACTTATGAAGTTACCTATGTCGCTGACGAAAACGGATTCCAACCTCAGGGTGCTCATTTGCCGAAAACGAAGTAA
- the LOC109604650 gene encoding flexible cuticle protein 12-like isoform X2: MKVVAVLFALAAVAVAAPTGDDKDATILRSELDNIGTDGFNWAYETSNGISAQEQGQLNNVGTENESIAVRGSFRYIGPDGVTYEVTYIADENGFQPQGAHLPVAPQ; the protein is encoded by the exons ATGAAAGTA gtCGCCGTCCTCTTCGCCTTGGCCGCCGTGGCTGTTGCCGCTCCAACTGGAGATGACAAAGACGCCACCATCTTAAGAAGTGAACTCGATAACATCGGAACTGACGGCTTCAACTGGGc ATATGAGACCAGCAACGGCATCTCCGCCCAGGAACAAGGACAGTTGAACAATGTTGGAACTGAAAACGAATCCATCGCTGTTCGTGGATCCTTCAGGTACATTGGACCTGATGGTGTGACTTATGAAGTCACCTACATCGCTGACGAAAATGGTTTCCAACCACAAGGTGCCCATTTACCAGTGGCTCcacaataa
- the LOC109604652 gene encoding flexible cuticle protein 12-like → MKAVIVFSALVAVVVCAPQGLDKDATILRNELDNIGVDGFNWAYETSNGISAQEQGQLINAGTENESIAVRGSYRYIGPDGVTYEVTYVADDNGFQPQGAHLPVAP, encoded by the exons ATGAAAGCC GTAATCGTCTTCAGTGCTTTGGTCGCCGTAGTGGTTTGCGCTCCACAGGGGTTGGACAAAGACGCCACCATCCTGAGGAACGAGCTCGACAACATCGGAGTTGACGGCTTCAATTGGGC ATACGAAACTAGCAATGGAATTTCCGCTCAAGAGCAAGGACAGTTGATAAACGCCGGGACTGAGAACGAGTCTATTGCTGTTCGTGGATCCTACAGGTACATTGGTCCTGATGGCGTAACCTACGAGGTCACCTATGTGGCCGACGACAACGGTTTCCAACCGCAGGGCGCCCACCTTCCAGTTGCCCCCTAA
- the LOC109604646 gene encoding flexible cuticle protein 12-like has product MKVFAVLFAVIAVSAAASLGGPDAAAEILRSELDNIGTDGFKWGYETSNGISAEESGHLINAGSENEAIAVQGSFKYVDAEGKTYTVTYIADENGFQPQGEHLPH; this is encoded by the exons ATGAAAGTA ttcgCAGTTCTTTTCGCCGTCATTGCCGTTTCCGCCGCCGCTTCCCTTGGTGGTCCAGATGCTGCCGCCGAAATTCTGAGGAGCGAACTGGACAACATTGGAACTGACGGCTTCAAATGGGG CTATGAGACCAGCAACGGAATTTCAGCTGAAGAATCCGGCCATTTGATCAACGCCGGCTCCGAAAACGAAGCTATTGCTGTCCAAGGTTCTTTCAAGTACGTCGATGCTGAGGGCAAAACTTACACTGTCACTTACATCGCCGACGAAAACGGTTTCCAACCACAAGGCGAACATTTGCCACACtaa
- the LOC126265324 gene encoding flexible cuticle protein 12-like: MSPISFWGRLVQIDQDEIRKFPCVLSLIISIIVVILQLVVLFAVVAAAVCASVNPDAEAQVLRSELDNIGVDGYKYGYETSNGIVADEAAHLVNVGTDNEAIAVHGSFQYVGADGVTYKVTYVADENGFQPQGAHLPVA; the protein is encoded by the exons atgagcccGATCTCTTTCTGGGGCCGATTAG TTCAAATCGACCAAGATGAAATTCGTAAGTTTCCCTGTGTACTTTCtttgataatttcaataatcgtGGTTATTTTGCAGCTCGTAGTTCTGTTCGCCGTAGTTGCTGCAGCTGTCTGCGCTTCCGTAAACCCGGACGCTGAAGCTCAAGTACTCAGAAGCGAATTGGACAACATCGGCGTTGACGGATACAAATACGG CTATGAAACCAGCAACGGAATTGTCGCTGACGAAGCCGCTCATCTTGTCAACGTTGGGACTGACAACGAAGCTATCGCTGTGCATGGATCCTTCCAATATGTCGGAGCTGATGGTGTTACTTACAAAGTAACTTACGTTGCTGACGAAAACGGTTTCCAACCACAAGGTGCTCATTTGCCTGTAGCTTAA